A genomic window from Nocardioides rotundus includes:
- a CDS encoding M24 family metallopeptidase — translation MGPFDATAHAERVRRVQEEMAARGYDALVVVDPANLYYLCGYDAWSFYMPQGLLVPADGRPHLVARAMDAQGAHHTATLPGEHVHGYPEDLVHRPDVHPWDWIAARGREVGVLPERGRVAAELDAHYFSPRGHLALAAALPGVQVVDSAELVNWVRLVKSPAEQQLMREAARITTRAMRLALDGLADGVRQCDLVAQIQHAQATGVDGFGGDYPALVPLLPTGESAGTPHLTWSDEPLRAGEATTIELAGVRHRYHAPLARTVSLGPPPPRLAACADAVAEGREAALDAFHPGATGADVHAGFAAAIARHGLSKASRVGYSIGIGYPPDWGERTVSLRAAETTELLPGMCFHLILGMWMDGWGYETSESVLVTETGPELLTDIDPGLVVKR, via the coding sequence ATGGGCCCCTTCGACGCCACCGCGCACGCCGAGCGGGTGCGCCGGGTCCAGGAGGAGATGGCCGCGCGGGGGTACGACGCCCTCGTGGTCGTCGACCCGGCCAACCTCTACTACCTGTGCGGCTACGACGCCTGGTCCTTCTACATGCCCCAGGGCCTGCTCGTCCCGGCGGACGGGCGCCCGCACCTGGTCGCGCGGGCGATGGACGCCCAGGGCGCGCACCACACCGCGACCCTGCCCGGCGAGCACGTGCACGGCTATCCCGAGGACCTGGTGCACCGGCCCGACGTGCATCCCTGGGACTGGATCGCCGCGCGCGGGCGCGAGGTCGGGGTGCTGCCGGAGCGCGGCCGGGTCGCCGCCGAGCTGGACGCGCACTACTTCTCCCCCCGCGGCCACCTCGCGCTCGCCGCGGCCCTCCCGGGCGTCCAGGTCGTCGACAGTGCCGAGCTGGTCAACTGGGTGCGCCTGGTGAAGTCCCCCGCCGAGCAGCAGCTCATGCGCGAGGCCGCACGGATCACCACGCGGGCGATGCGGCTGGCCCTCGACGGGCTGGCCGACGGCGTACGCCAGTGCGACCTGGTGGCGCAGATCCAGCACGCCCAGGCGACCGGTGTCGACGGCTTCGGCGGGGACTACCCCGCCCTCGTGCCGCTGCTCCCCACCGGCGAGAGCGCCGGCACGCCCCACCTCACGTGGAGCGACGAGCCGCTGCGGGCCGGCGAGGCGACCACGATCGAGCTGGCCGGCGTACGCCACCGCTATCACGCACCCCTCGCGCGCACCGTCTCCCTCGGCCCTCCCCCGCCCCGGCTGGCCGCGTGTGCCGACGCGGTCGCCGAGGGCCGCGAGGCCGCGCTGGACGCGTTCCATCCCGGAGCGACCGGCGCCGACGTGCACGCCGGCTTCGCCGCCGCGATCGCGCGGCACGGGCTGAGCAAGGCGTCGCGGGTGGGCTACTCGATCGGCATCGGCTACCCGCCGGACTGGGGCGAGCGGACCGTCAGCCTCCGCGCCGCCGAGACGACCGAGCTGCTCCCCGGCATGTGCTTCCACCTCATCCTCGGCATGTGGATGGACGGGTGGGGATATGAGACCTCCGAGTCGGTGCTCGTCACCGAGACCGGCCCGGAGCTGTTGACCGACATCGACCCCGGACTGGTGGTGAAGAGATGA
- a CDS encoding maleate cis-trans isomerase family protein, protein MSTGIGVVVPYDFALDRELWRWTPDDADLHLTRTPFEELPVGVLQAAAVGDPSVVTRAVRDLRVVEPRVVAYACTSGSFVGGSAAEKVLAAAMAGAGAAAAVTTSGALLTALRTLGVRRAAVATPYDDEVTARLSDYLGEAGVTVTGTHNLGLTDHIWTVPAETTRGLVTSAVTGDAEAVFVSCTNLRTYDLIAPLEAELGIPVLTANQVTIWAALAAAGLHAVGPGQRLLEHTPLPEALDDYTLSREV, encoded by the coding sequence GTGAGCACCGGCATCGGCGTGGTCGTCCCCTACGACTTCGCGCTCGACCGCGAGCTGTGGCGGTGGACGCCCGACGACGCGGACCTGCACCTGACCCGCACCCCGTTCGAGGAGCTGCCGGTGGGGGTGCTGCAGGCCGCCGCCGTGGGCGACCCGTCGGTGGTCACGCGGGCGGTCCGCGACCTGCGGGTGGTCGAGCCGCGCGTGGTCGCCTACGCCTGCACCTCCGGCAGCTTCGTCGGCGGCTCGGCGGCAGAGAAGGTGCTGGCGGCCGCGATGGCCGGGGCCGGCGCGGCCGCCGCCGTCACCACCAGCGGCGCCCTGCTGACCGCGCTCCGCACCCTGGGGGTGCGCCGCGCCGCGGTGGCGACGCCGTACGACGACGAGGTCACCGCCCGCCTGTCGGACTATCTCGGCGAGGCCGGCGTCACCGTCACCGGAACCCACAACCTCGGGCTGACCGACCACATCTGGACCGTGCCGGCCGAGACCACCCGCGGGCTGGTGACGAGCGCGGTGACCGGGGACGCCGAGGCGGTGTTCGTCTCCTGCACCAACCTGCGCACCTACGACCTGATCGCGCCGTTGGAGGCGGAGCTCGGCATCCCGGTCCTCACCGCCAACCAGGTGACGATCTGGGCGGCCCTGGCGGCGGCCGGGCTGCACGCCGTGGGTCCGGGCCAGCGGCTGCTGGAGCACACGCCGCTGCCGGAGGCGCTGGACGACTACACGCTGAGCAGGGAGGTCTGA
- a CDS encoding D-2-hydroxyacid dehydrogenase: MTDRPVAVVLTTADRDRPPYLDELTDRLDLRLTDADGLADALPGASVLFLWDFFSTAVEGAWPAADALEWIHVAAAGVDSLLFDELRDSEVVVTNARGVFDRPIAEFVLASVLAQAKLLHESRELQRRHEWRHREPAALAGSTALVVGTGAIAREIARLLTAVGVEVRGAGRRPADDDPDLGRVVSSRELADHVGWADHVINATPLTPQTTGLFDAAVFAAMRPGAHFVNIGRGASVVEADLVEALESGPLAAASLDVFETEPLPENSPLWDAPGLVVSAHMSGDVVGWRDTLARQFADLAERWLAGEPLTNVVDKRLGYVSGGA, translated from the coding sequence GTGACCGACCGACCCGTGGCCGTGGTGCTGACCACCGCCGACCGGGACCGGCCGCCGTACCTCGACGAGCTGACCGACCGGCTGGACCTGCGGCTGACCGACGCCGACGGCCTCGCCGACGCGCTGCCGGGCGCCAGCGTGCTGTTCCTGTGGGACTTCTTCTCCACCGCCGTCGAGGGCGCCTGGCCGGCCGCCGACGCGCTGGAGTGGATCCACGTCGCCGCGGCGGGGGTGGACTCCCTGCTCTTCGACGAGCTGCGCGACTCCGAGGTCGTGGTGACCAACGCCCGCGGCGTCTTCGACCGCCCGATCGCGGAGTTCGTCCTCGCGTCGGTGCTGGCGCAGGCCAAGCTGCTGCACGAGAGCAGGGAGCTGCAGCGCCGGCACGAGTGGCGGCACCGGGAGCCGGCCGCGCTCGCGGGCAGCACCGCGCTGGTCGTCGGGACCGGTGCCATCGCCCGCGAGATCGCCCGGCTGCTCACCGCGGTGGGGGTCGAGGTCCGCGGGGCCGGCCGTCGTCCGGCCGACGACGACCCCGACCTGGGCCGGGTCGTCTCCAGTCGGGAGCTCGCCGACCACGTCGGGTGGGCCGACCACGTCATCAACGCCACGCCCCTCACGCCGCAGACCACCGGCCTCTTCGACGCTGCCGTGTTCGCCGCGATGCGGCCCGGGGCGCACTTCGTCAACATCGGCCGCGGCGCCAGCGTGGTCGAGGCCGACCTGGTGGAGGCGCTGGAGTCCGGACCCCTGGCGGCGGCGTCCCTGGACGTGTTCGAGACCGAGCCGCTGCCGGAGAACTCACCGCTCTGGGACGCGCCCGGGCTCGTCGTCTCCGCCCACATGAGCGGAGACGTCGTCGGGTGGCGCGACACCCTGGCCCGGCAGTTCGCCGACCTGGCGGAGCGGTGGCTGGCCGGCGAGCCGCTGACCAACGTGGTCGACAAGCGGCTGGGCTACGTGAGCGGAGGGGCCTGA